One Microbacterium trichothecenolyticum DNA window includes the following coding sequences:
- the ctaC gene encoding aa3-type cytochrome oxidase subunit II: MPSKRRLRWAALPVGIASAALLSGCTTAQLHGFLPGFVDDGAPATNHTDMVAGLWVNSWIVLLAVGVITWGLMLWSVVAYRRRKGQSGLPVQLRYNMPIEIFYTIVPLILVVGFFAFTARDQNTLETQYANPDVSITAYGKQWAWDFQYNGTKEDNSDAVYSMGVQAKATSDGYDLEDVPTLYLPVNKKVKIDLRSRDVIHSFWIIDFLYKKDMYIGRDNEWSFTPTREGTYEGKCAELCGEYHSAMLFNVKVVSEAEYEQYLTSLRNAGDVGDISDLSRLQNLPTGIEGNE, encoded by the coding sequence GTGCCCTCCAAACGTCGCCTTCGCTGGGCCGCGCTCCCCGTCGGGATCGCCTCCGCCGCGCTCCTGTCCGGCTGCACCACGGCCCAGCTCCACGGCTTCCTGCCCGGCTTCGTCGATGACGGCGCACCCGCCACGAATCACACCGACATGGTCGCCGGTCTGTGGGTCAACTCGTGGATCGTGCTGCTCGCCGTCGGTGTCATCACATGGGGCCTGATGCTGTGGTCGGTCGTCGCCTACCGTCGGCGCAAGGGCCAGTCGGGCCTGCCCGTCCAGCTGCGGTACAACATGCCGATCGAGATCTTCTACACGATCGTGCCGCTGATCCTGGTCGTCGGCTTCTTCGCCTTCACGGCGCGCGATCAGAACACGCTCGAGACGCAGTACGCGAACCCCGATGTCTCGATCACCGCGTACGGCAAGCAGTGGGCGTGGGACTTCCAGTACAACGGCACGAAGGAAGACAACTCCGACGCGGTGTACTCCATGGGCGTCCAGGCGAAGGCCACGTCCGACGGGTACGACCTCGAAGACGTGCCCACGCTCTACCTGCCGGTGAACAAGAAGGTGAAGATCGACCTGCGCTCGCGCGACGTCATCCACTCTTTCTGGATCATCGACTTCCTGTACAAGAAAGACATGTACATCGGCCGCGACAACGAGTGGTCGTTCACGCCCACTCGCGAGGGCACGTACGAAGGCAAGTGCGCCGAGCTGTGCGGTGAGTACCACTCCGCCATGCTCTTCAACGTCAAGGTCGTGAGCGAGGCGGAGTACGAGCAGTACCTGACCTCGCTGCGCAACGCCGGTGACGTGGGCGACATCAGCGACCTGTCGCGTCTGCAGAACCTGCCGACGGGCATCGAAGGGAACGAGTGA
- the erpA gene encoding iron-sulfur cluster insertion protein ErpA, with protein sequence MTDTTLSTSAETREHGVGLTAAASDKVKSLLSQEGRDDLRLRVAVQPGGCSGLIYQLYFDERYLDGDKVVDFDGVEVIVDDMSVPYLDGASIDFKDTISEQGFTIDNPNAQGSCACGDSFH encoded by the coding sequence ATGACCGACACCACTCTGTCGACATCCGCCGAGACCCGCGAGCACGGTGTCGGCCTCACCGCCGCCGCCTCCGACAAGGTGAAGAGCCTGCTCTCGCAGGAGGGTCGCGACGACCTCCGTCTGCGCGTCGCGGTCCAGCCCGGCGGATGCTCGGGCCTCATTTACCAGCTCTACTTCGACGAGCGCTACCTCGACGGCGACAAGGTCGTCGACTTCGACGGTGTCGAGGTCATCGTCGACGACATGAGCGTGCCGTACCTCGATGGTGCGAGCATCGACTTCAAAGACACGATCTCCGAGCAGGGGTTCACGATCGACAACCCCAACGCGCAGGGCTCGTGCGCCTGCGGCGACAGCTTCCACTGA
- a CDS encoding dipeptidase has protein sequence MIPDLSRQEAVRTAAAAGIPAALADLGSLVRIPSIAWPSFDQSALVRSAEAVAALLRDTGVFDTVEIKRARIPGTDELGQPAVLASRAARNGRPTVLLYAHHDVQPPGDDALWESPPFEPTVRDGRLYGRGAADDKAGVMAHVGAIRAVSEVLGDDLDLGIAVFIEGEEEYGSRSFGQFLADNADVLRSDVIVVADSGNWDERTPGLTVSLRGNARFTLTVRTLEHASHSGMMGGAVPDAMLATVKLLATLWDDDGAVAVPGLAVRDAATPDYDEATLRAESGLLEGVSPIGRDSILSRIWNKPSVTITGWDATPVHAASNTLAPRTSVVISARVAPGQHAEQAYAAIEAHLRANAPFGAHLEFSDVDCGDAFLVDTSGWAVEDARASFAEGYGVESVDVGVGGSIPFIADLVREFPRAQILVTGVEDPHARAHSPNESLHLETFGNALVSEALLLARLNARVI, from the coding sequence ATGATCCCCGACCTGTCCCGGCAGGAGGCTGTGCGTACCGCGGCCGCCGCCGGCATCCCCGCTGCCCTCGCCGACCTCGGCTCCCTCGTGCGCATCCCGTCGATCGCCTGGCCGTCGTTCGACCAGTCTGCGCTCGTGCGGAGCGCGGAAGCCGTGGCCGCGTTGCTGAGGGATACGGGAGTGTTCGACACCGTCGAGATCAAGCGTGCTCGGATCCCGGGGACCGACGAGCTCGGGCAGCCCGCGGTGCTCGCCTCGCGCGCCGCCCGCAACGGTCGCCCGACGGTCCTGCTCTACGCGCACCACGATGTGCAGCCTCCCGGTGACGATGCGCTGTGGGAGTCCCCGCCCTTCGAGCCCACGGTCCGCGATGGACGCCTCTACGGTCGCGGCGCCGCCGATGACAAGGCCGGTGTCATGGCGCACGTCGGCGCCATCCGCGCCGTCAGCGAGGTGCTCGGCGACGACCTCGATCTGGGAATCGCGGTCTTCATCGAGGGCGAAGAGGAATACGGCTCCCGCTCCTTCGGACAGTTCCTCGCCGACAATGCCGACGTGCTGCGTTCGGACGTCATCGTGGTCGCCGACTCGGGCAACTGGGATGAGCGCACGCCCGGCCTGACGGTGTCGCTGCGCGGCAACGCCCGCTTCACCCTGACGGTGCGCACGCTGGAGCACGCGTCGCACTCCGGCATGATGGGCGGCGCGGTCCCGGATGCCATGCTCGCCACCGTCAAGCTGCTGGCAACGCTGTGGGACGACGACGGTGCCGTCGCGGTCCCGGGGCTCGCGGTACGCGACGCGGCGACCCCCGACTACGACGAGGCGACGCTGCGCGCCGAGTCCGGTCTGCTCGAGGGCGTCAGCCCGATCGGGCGCGACTCGATCCTCAGCCGCATCTGGAACAAGCCTTCCGTCACCATCACCGGATGGGACGCCACTCCCGTGCACGCGGCGTCCAACACCCTCGCTCCGCGAACGAGCGTCGTCATCAGCGCACGGGTCGCTCCCGGTCAGCATGCCGAGCAGGCGTACGCCGCGATCGAGGCCCACCTCCGGGCGAACGCGCCGTTCGGTGCTCACCTGGAGTTCAGCGACGTCGACTGCGGCGACGCCTTCCTGGTCGACACCAGCGGCTGGGCCGTCGAAGACGCCCGTGCCTCGTTCGCGGAGGGGTATGGCGTCGAGTCGGTCGATGTCGGTGTCGGCGGATCGATTCCCTTCATCGCCGACCTGGTTCGCGAGTTCCCCCGAGCACAGATCCTCGTGACCGGTGTCGAGGACCCGCACGCCCGTGCGCACAGCCCCAACGAGTCGCTGCACCTCGAGACGTTCGGCAATGCGCTCGTGTCGGAGGCTCTCCTGCTGGCTCGTCTGAACGCGCGCGTGATCTGA
- a CDS encoding DUF3043 domain-containing protein, which yields MAKSPAPAPNDTPVEPTLLGSGKGRATPSRAEQEAARKRPLVPDTKEAKQRARAELAAQREKARIGMAAGEERYLPVRDRGPQRRYARDFVDAGWHLGEGVMPFMVLVIVATLIPVSFFQYWSFVALWIFILFVVGDMIITSIRVKRAAKEKFGEGKLEKGLGWYAAMRTVQMRFMRLPKPQVKRGQYPA from the coding sequence GTGGCCAAGTCCCCCGCTCCCGCCCCCAACGACACTCCCGTCGAGCCGACGCTCCTCGGATCGGGCAAGGGCCGTGCGACGCCGTCACGCGCCGAGCAGGAGGCCGCCCGCAAGCGTCCGCTCGTGCCCGACACCAAAGAGGCGAAGCAGCGTGCGCGCGCCGAGCTCGCCGCCCAGCGCGAGAAGGCGCGCATCGGCATGGCCGCCGGCGAGGAGCGCTACCTGCCGGTCCGCGACCGCGGACCCCAGCGCCGCTACGCCCGCGACTTCGTCGACGCCGGCTGGCATCTGGGCGAGGGCGTCATGCCGTTCATGGTGCTGGTCATCGTGGCGACGCTGATCCCGGTGTCGTTCTTCCAGTACTGGTCGTTCGTCGCACTGTGGATCTTCATCCTCTTCGTCGTCGGCGACATGATCATCACGTCCATCCGGGTGAAGCGCGCCGCGAAAGAGAAGTTCGGCGAAGGCAAGCTCGAGAAGGGGCTGGGTTGGTACGCGGCGATGCGCACCGTCCAGATGCGCTTCATGCGCCTTCCGAAGCCGCAGGTCAAGCGCGGTCAGTACCCGGCCTGA
- a CDS encoding quinone-dependent dihydroorotate dehydrogenase, whose product MYPLLFRSVLTRLDPEFAHHLGALVIRAAGVAPVASLVRRFTAPAEGQGVDALGLRFDSPFGVAAGFDKNVTMVRGLGALGFGHVEVGTITALPQPGNAKPRLFRLVADRAVINRMGFNNDGAAAAAAKLRRLRRGRRRPVVGVNIGKSRVVAVEDATTDYVRSARLLAPLADYLVVNVSSPNTPGLRGLQAVETLRPLLTAVRDAAGDTPLLVKIAPDLEDDEVQDIARLAVDAGLAGIIATNTTIARTGLSTDAATVEAAGAGGLSGAPLKARATEVLRLVRAAVPSEFVVISAGGVETADDVRERLEAGATLVQGYTGFLYRGPLWARQINRGLALRR is encoded by the coding sequence ATGTATCCCCTTCTCTTCCGCTCGGTCCTCACCCGCCTCGACCCCGAGTTCGCGCACCACCTCGGTGCTCTCGTCATCCGCGCCGCGGGTGTCGCGCCAGTGGCATCCCTCGTCCGGCGTTTCACGGCGCCCGCGGAAGGGCAGGGCGTCGATGCGCTCGGCCTGCGATTCGACTCCCCGTTCGGTGTGGCGGCCGGTTTCGACAAGAACGTCACGATGGTCCGTGGCCTCGGCGCGCTCGGCTTCGGCCATGTCGAGGTGGGCACGATCACGGCCCTGCCGCAGCCGGGCAATGCGAAGCCGCGGCTCTTCCGCCTCGTCGCCGACCGCGCGGTCATCAACCGCATGGGATTCAACAACGACGGTGCGGCCGCGGCGGCGGCCAAGCTCCGGCGTCTGCGTCGCGGGCGGCGGCGCCCGGTCGTCGGCGTCAACATCGGCAAGAGTCGCGTCGTCGCGGTCGAGGATGCGACCACCGACTACGTGCGCAGCGCCCGGCTGCTCGCGCCTCTGGCCGACTATCTCGTCGTCAACGTCTCGTCTCCCAACACGCCCGGTCTTCGTGGCCTGCAAGCGGTCGAGACGCTGCGTCCCCTGCTGACGGCCGTTCGGGATGCCGCGGGCGACACCCCCCTGCTGGTCAAGATCGCGCCCGACCTCGAAGACGACGAGGTGCAGGACATCGCTCGCCTCGCGGTCGATGCCGGGCTGGCCGGCATCATCGCCACGAACACCACGATCGCCCGCACGGGGTTGTCGACGGATGCCGCGACGGTCGAGGCCGCGGGCGCCGGCGGGCTGTCGGGCGCGCCGCTGAAGGCGCGCGCGACCGAGGTGCTGCGTCTGGTGCGCGCGGCCGTACCCTCCGAGTTCGTCGTGATCTCAGCCGGGGGAGTGGAGACCGCCGACGACGTGCGCGAGCGCCTCGAGGCCGGCGCGACGCTCGTGCAGGGCTACACGGGCTTCCTGTACCGGGGCCCGCTCTGGGCGCGCCAGATCAACCGCGGTCTGGCCCTGCGCCGCTGA
- the nrdR gene encoding transcriptional regulator NrdR, with product MHCPFCRNPDSRVIDSRTSDDGLSIRRRRQCPKCGGRFSTVETASLNVVKRSGVVEPFSREKVMSGVRKACQGRPVTDADLAVLAQQVEEAIRQTGSSQIDANEIGLSILGPLRELDEVAYLRFASVYQAFDSLDDFDAAIAQLRADHAARPVRPGEHDVVQ from the coding sequence ATGCACTGCCCGTTCTGCCGTAACCCGGACTCGCGCGTCATCGACTCGCGTACCAGTGACGACGGCCTGAGCATTCGCCGCCGCCGCCAGTGCCCCAAGTGCGGCGGACGCTTCTCGACGGTCGAGACCGCGAGCCTCAACGTCGTCAAGCGGTCGGGCGTCGTCGAGCCCTTCAGCCGCGAGAAGGTCATGTCGGGCGTGCGCAAAGCCTGTCAGGGGCGGCCGGTGACGGATGCCGACCTGGCGGTGCTGGCGCAGCAGGTCGAAGAGGCCATCCGCCAGACGGGATCGTCGCAGATCGACGCGAACGAGATCGGCCTGTCGATCCTCGGCCCGCTGCGCGAGCTCGACGAAGTGGCGTACCTGCGTTTCGCGAGCGTGTACCAGGCATTCGACTCGCTCGACGACTTCGACGCCGCCATCGCCCAGCTCCGCGCCGATCACGCCGCGCGCCCCGTCCGGCCCGGCGAGCACGACGTCGTCCAGTAA
- the hisD gene encoding histidinol dehydrogenase: MLRTIDLRGRVLSPAEFLAVVPRAEAARDEALATAARLVDDVARRGEESLREQAARFDRVSDHAIRVPAAHLDEALRDLDPVIRAALDEAISRVRAASAAQVPPPVVTELGAGARVTQRWQPVRRVGLYVPGGKAVYPSSVVMNVVPAQVAGVHEVALASPAQSAFGGRVHPVILAAARLLGVSEVYAMGGAGAIGAFAYGVAEIGLDPVDVVTGPGNNFVASAKRAVAGRVGTDSEAGATEILVVADGTARADLVAADLVSQAEHDEQASAVLVTDSAELADAVREALVPRVAATRHRERVVAAFDGPQSAVVLVDDIAQATAFSNAYAPEHLELHLADPRPEDFVNAGAVFVGPYTPVSLGDYLAGSNHVLPTGGQARYGAGLSAATFLRPQQVIEYDRAALDQVRDAIVTLAEAEALPAHGEAVTARFDA; the protein is encoded by the coding sequence ATGCTCCGCACGATCGATCTCCGCGGCCGCGTGCTCTCGCCGGCCGAATTCCTCGCGGTGGTCCCGCGCGCCGAGGCCGCGCGCGATGAGGCCCTCGCCACCGCCGCCCGTCTGGTCGACGATGTCGCCCGCCGCGGCGAAGAGTCGCTTCGCGAGCAGGCCGCGCGTTTCGATCGCGTCAGCGATCACGCCATCCGCGTCCCCGCGGCGCACCTCGACGAGGCACTGCGCGACCTCGACCCCGTGATCCGTGCGGCCCTCGACGAAGCGATCTCGCGCGTGCGCGCGGCATCCGCAGCGCAGGTTCCGCCCCCCGTGGTCACCGAGCTCGGCGCCGGTGCGCGCGTGACGCAGCGGTGGCAGCCCGTGCGTCGCGTGGGACTGTACGTTCCGGGGGGCAAGGCCGTGTACCCCTCGAGCGTCGTGATGAACGTCGTGCCGGCACAGGTCGCGGGCGTACACGAGGTGGCTTTGGCCTCCCCGGCCCAGTCCGCGTTCGGTGGGCGCGTGCACCCCGTCATCCTTGCCGCCGCCCGGCTGCTCGGGGTGAGCGAGGTGTACGCCATGGGCGGTGCCGGTGCCATCGGCGCGTTCGCTTACGGTGTCGCCGAGATCGGTCTCGATCCGGTCGATGTGGTCACCGGACCCGGCAACAATTTCGTCGCCTCGGCCAAGCGCGCGGTCGCCGGGCGCGTGGGCACCGACTCCGAGGCCGGTGCGACCGAGATCCTCGTCGTCGCAGACGGCACCGCGCGCGCCGATCTCGTCGCGGCAGACCTCGTCAGTCAGGCCGAGCACGACGAGCAGGCCTCCGCGGTCCTGGTCACCGACTCCGCCGAGCTCGCCGACGCGGTGCGCGAGGCCCTGGTGCCTCGTGTCGCGGCGACACGGCACCGCGAGCGCGTCGTCGCCGCGTTCGATGGTCCGCAGTCGGCCGTGGTGCTCGTCGACGACATCGCACAGGCGACCGCCTTCAGCAACGCCTACGCTCCCGAGCACCTCGAGCTGCACCTCGCCGACCCGCGCCCCGAGGACTTCGTGAACGCCGGCGCCGTGTTCGTCGGCCCGTACACGCCGGTCAGCCTCGGCGACTATCTCGCCGGCAGCAACCACGTGCTGCCGACCGGGGGACAGGCGCGCTACGGTGCCGGGCTGTCCGCTGCCACCTTCTTGCGCCCGCAGCAGGTGATCGAGTACGACCGCGCCGCCCTCGACCAGGTGCGCGACGCCATCGTCACCCTCGCCGAGGCCGAGGCGCTGCCCGCGCACGGCGAGGCCGTGACCGCGCGGTTCGACGCCTGA
- the dnaE gene encoding DNA polymerase III subunit alpha has translation MLDGAARIGPMVQEAVKQGMPAIAVTDHGNTFAAFEFYKTAKDAGIKPIIGIEAYVTPGTHRSDKTRVRWGTPEQQSDDVSGSGAYTHMTLLSETTQGMHNLFRLSSKASMEGYYFKPRMDRELLQTYSKGLIATTGCPSGEVQTRLRLGQYEAARAAAAEFQDIFGKDNYFAEIMDHGLSIERRVMGDLLKLSKDLGIPLVGTNDLHYTHQHDATSHAALLCVQSGSTLDDPKRFKFDGDGYYVKSPAEMRQVFRDHPEACDSTLLIAERCNVEFDTSANYMPRFPVPDGETEGSWMIKEVENGLHDRYPGGIPDDVRKQAEYETDVILQMGFPGYFLVVADFINWAKRNGIRVGPGRGSGAGSMVAYAMKITDLDPLQHGLIFERFLNPDRVSMPDFDVDFDDRRRGEVIQYVTEKYGDERVAQIVTYGTIKAKQALKDAGRVLGFPFSMGDKLTKAMPPAVMGKDMPLDGMFNPEHPRYKEASEFRTLIETDAEAKTVFDTALGLENLKRQWGVHAAGVIMSSEPLIDIIPIMRREQDGQIVTQFDYPACESLGLIKMDFLGLRNLTIINDALDNIEANRGHPLVLEDLALDDAASYELLARGDTLGVFQLDGGPMRSLLRLMRPDNFEDISAVLALYRPGPMGVNSHINYALRKNKQQEIEPIHPELEEPLADILDTTYGLIVYQEQVMAVAQRVAGYTLGQADLLRRAMGKKKKSELDKQKEIFFGGMTERGFGEVAQQTLWKVLESFADYAFNKAHTAAYGLVSYWTAYLKAHYPAEYMAALLTSVGDSKDKMAVYLNECRRMGIKVLPPDVNESIRFFAAVGEDIRFGLGAVRNVGANVVDGIVAARQEAKYTSFHDFLAKVPMHVANKRTVESLIKAGAFDSLGSTRRALIEVHEDACEGAVLDKRREANGEVGFDFDSLWDEPQQVVKVPERPEWTKKDKLAFEREMLGLYVSDHPLAGLEVPLAKHASISIHDLLSSEDVQDGDQVTVAGLLTSVQHRVAKQSGNPYGMVTVEDFNGEVTVMFMGKTYAEFAPALVADSIMVVRGRVSRRDDGLNLHAQSAFAPDLEGLDEAGGLTLMVPEQRASEALVGELAQMLRRHAGDTEVVLKLHKGGTAKVFEVPLPVRVTADLFGELKGLLGPNCLG, from the coding sequence ATGCTCGACGGAGCGGCCCGCATCGGGCCGATGGTGCAAGAGGCCGTCAAACAGGGCATGCCGGCGATCGCCGTCACCGACCACGGCAACACCTTCGCCGCCTTCGAGTTCTACAAGACGGCGAAAGACGCCGGCATCAAACCCATCATCGGCATCGAGGCGTACGTCACCCCCGGCACGCACCGTTCCGACAAGACGCGCGTGCGCTGGGGCACCCCCGAGCAGCAGAGCGACGACGTCTCGGGCTCGGGCGCGTACACCCATATGACCCTGCTGTCCGAGACGACGCAGGGCATGCACAACCTCTTCCGCCTGTCCTCGAAGGCGAGCATGGAGGGGTACTACTTCAAGCCCCGCATGGACCGCGAACTGCTGCAGACGTACAGCAAGGGCCTCATCGCCACGACCGGCTGCCCCTCGGGCGAGGTGCAGACGCGCCTGCGTCTGGGGCAGTACGAGGCCGCCCGGGCGGCAGCGGCCGAGTTCCAAGACATCTTCGGCAAAGACAACTACTTCGCCGAGATCATGGATCACGGCCTGTCGATCGAGCGTCGCGTCATGGGCGACCTGCTCAAGCTGTCGAAAGACCTCGGCATCCCGCTCGTGGGCACCAACGACCTGCACTACACGCACCAGCACGACGCGACGAGCCACGCCGCCCTGCTGTGCGTGCAGTCGGGGTCGACGCTCGACGACCCGAAGCGCTTCAAGTTCGACGGCGACGGATACTACGTCAAGTCGCCCGCCGAGATGCGCCAGGTGTTCCGCGATCACCCCGAGGCGTGCGACAGCACGCTGCTCATCGCCGAGCGCTGCAACGTCGAGTTCGACACCTCGGCCAACTACATGCCCCGCTTCCCGGTGCCCGACGGCGAGACCGAGGGCAGCTGGATGATCAAAGAGGTCGAGAACGGCCTGCACGACCGCTATCCCGGCGGCATCCCCGACGACGTGCGCAAGCAGGCCGAGTACGAGACCGACGTCATCCTCCAGATGGGATTCCCGGGGTACTTCCTCGTGGTCGCCGACTTCATCAACTGGGCCAAGCGCAACGGCATCCGCGTCGGTCCCGGTCGTGGCTCGGGCGCCGGCTCGATGGTCGCGTACGCCATGAAGATCACCGACCTCGACCCGCTCCAGCACGGCCTCATCTTCGAGCGCTTCCTCAACCCCGACCGCGTCTCCATGCCCGACTTCGACGTCGACTTCGACGACCGTCGTCGCGGCGAAGTGATCCAGTACGTCACCGAGAAGTACGGCGACGAGCGCGTCGCGCAGATCGTCACCTACGGCACGATCAAGGCCAAGCAGGCCCTGAAAGACGCCGGCCGTGTGCTCGGCTTCCCCTTCAGCATGGGCGACAAGCTCACCAAGGCCATGCCGCCTGCGGTCATGGGCAAAGACATGCCGCTCGACGGCATGTTCAACCCCGAGCACCCCCGGTACAAAGAGGCGAGCGAGTTCCGCACGCTGATCGAGACCGACGCCGAGGCCAAGACGGTGTTCGACACCGCGCTCGGGCTCGAGAACCTCAAGCGCCAGTGGGGCGTGCACGCGGCCGGCGTGATCATGTCGAGCGAGCCGCTGATCGACATCATCCCGATCATGCGTCGCGAGCAAGACGGTCAGATCGTCACACAGTTCGACTACCCGGCGTGCGAGTCGCTCGGCCTCATCAAGATGGACTTCTTGGGGCTTCGCAACCTCACCATCATCAATGACGCCCTCGACAACATCGAGGCCAACCGCGGCCACCCGCTCGTGCTCGAAGACCTCGCGCTCGACGACGCGGCATCCTACGAACTGCTCGCCCGGGGCGACACGCTGGGCGTGTTCCAGCTCGACGGCGGGCCCATGCGCTCCCTCCTGCGCCTGATGCGCCCCGACAACTTCGAAGACATCTCGGCGGTGCTCGCGCTTTACCGACCGGGTCCCATGGGCGTGAACTCGCACATCAACTACGCGCTGCGAAAGAACAAGCAGCAGGAGATCGAGCCGATCCATCCCGAGCTCGAGGAGCCGCTGGCCGACATCCTCGACACGACGTACGGCCTCATCGTGTACCAGGAGCAGGTGATGGCCGTCGCGCAGCGCGTCGCCGGCTACACGCTCGGCCAGGCCGACCTGCTGCGCCGCGCGATGGGCAAGAAGAAGAAGAGCGAGCTCGACAAGCAGAAGGAGATCTTCTTCGGCGGCATGACCGAGCGCGGCTTCGGCGAGGTCGCTCAGCAGACGCTGTGGAAGGTGCTCGAGTCGTTCGCCGACTACGCCTTCAACAAGGCCCACACCGCCGCCTACGGGCTCGTCTCGTACTGGACGGCGTACCTGAAGGCCCACTATCCCGCCGAGTACATGGCGGCGCTCCTCACCAGCGTCGGCGATTCCAAAGACAAAATGGCGGTGTACCTCAACGAGTGCCGCCGCATGGGTATCAAGGTCCTGCCGCCCGACGTCAACGAGTCGATCCGCTTCTTCGCCGCCGTGGGGGAAGACATCCGCTTCGGCCTGGGCGCGGTGCGCAACGTCGGCGCGAACGTCGTCGACGGGATCGTCGCCGCGCGTCAGGAGGCCAAGTACACGTCGTTCCACGACTTCCTGGCGAAGGTGCCGATGCACGTCGCCAACAAGCGGACGGTCGAGTCGCTCATCAAGGCGGGGGCCTTCGACTCGCTCGGGTCGACGCGCCGCGCGCTCATCGAGGTGCACGAAGACGCCTGCGAGGGCGCCGTGCTCGACAAGCGCCGCGAGGCCAACGGCGAGGTCGGTTTCGACTTCGACTCCCTGTGGGACGAGCCGCAGCAGGTCGTCAAGGTGCCCGAGCGCCCGGAGTGGACGAAGAAAGACAAGCTGGCCTTCGAGCGCGAGATGCTGGGGCTGTACGTCTCCGATCACCCGCTCGCGGGTCTCGAGGTTCCGTTGGCCAAGCACGCCTCGATCTCGATCCACGACCTGTTGTCGTCCGAAGACGTGCAAGACGGCGACCAGGTGACGGTCGCGGGCCTGCTGACCAGCGTGCAGCATCGCGTGGCGAAACAGAGCGGCAACCCGTACGGCATGGTCACCGTCGAGGACTTCAACGGCGAGGTGACCGTCATGTTCATGGGCAAGACGTACGCCGAGTTCGCCCCGGCTCTCGTCGCCGACAGCATCATGGTCGTGCGCGGACGCGTGTCGCGCCGCGACGACGGGCTGAATCTGCACGCGCAGAGTGCGTTCGCCCCCGACCTCGAGGGTCTCGACGAAGCGGGAGGCCTGACGCTGATGGTGCCGGAGCAGCGCGCGAGCGAGGCGCTCGTCGGCGAGTTGGCTCAGATGCTGCGCCGGCACGCAGGCGACACAGAGGTTGTTCTCAAACTTCACAAAGGCGGCACCGCGAAGGTCTTCGAGGTTCCCCTGCCGGTGCGCGTGACCGCCGACCTGTTCGGCGAGCTCAAGGGCCTCCTCGGCCCCAACTGCCTCGGCTGA
- a CDS encoding RluA family pseudouridine synthase, translated as MESRSLPVPDGLDGTRIDQGLAKMLGFSRTFAAEVADAGGVSVDGRVAGRSDRLRAGSWLSVEWEPRREPEIVPVEVPDLGIVHDDDDIVVVDKPAGVAAHPSVGWEGPTVLGALAAAGFRIATSGPAERRGVVHRLDAGTSGLMVVAKTERAYTVLKSAFKEREVDKIYHAVVQGHPDPLAGTIDAPIGRHPHHSWKFAVTPDGKDSVTHYETLEAFPRASLLEIHLETGRTHQIRVHMAAHRHPCAGDPLYGADPTLSARLGLTRQWLHAHRLAFAHPGTGEWASFVSAYPADLAHALEILSDGV; from the coding sequence ATGGAGTCACGGAGCCTGCCCGTCCCCGACGGGCTCGACGGAACGCGCATCGACCAGGGTCTGGCCAAGATGCTCGGCTTCTCGCGCACGTTCGCGGCCGAGGTGGCCGATGCAGGAGGCGTGAGCGTCGACGGGCGCGTCGCGGGCCGCTCCGACCGCTTGCGGGCCGGCTCCTGGCTGAGCGTCGAATGGGAGCCCCGGCGCGAGCCCGAGATCGTTCCCGTCGAGGTGCCCGATCTGGGGATCGTGCACGACGACGATGACATCGTCGTCGTCGACAAGCCGGCCGGCGTCGCCGCCCATCCGTCCGTCGGGTGGGAGGGGCCCACGGTGCTCGGTGCCCTCGCCGCCGCGGGCTTCCGCATCGCGACGAGCGGTCCGGCCGAGCGACGCGGCGTCGTGCACCGCCTGGACGCCGGCACGAGCGGCCTCATGGTCGTCGCCAAGACCGAGCGGGCCTATACCGTGCTCAAGAGCGCGTTCAAGGAGCGCGAGGTCGACAAGATCTACCACGCCGTCGTGCAGGGGCACCCCGACCCGCTGGCCGGCACGATCGACGCGCCGATCGGTCGGCATCCCCATCACTCGTGGAAGTTCGCCGTCACCCCCGACGGCAAGGACTCCGTGACGCACTACGAGACCCTCGAGGCCTTTCCGCGGGCGTCGTTGCTCGAGATCCATCTCGAGACCGGACGCACCCACCAGATCCGGGTGCACATGGCCGCCCACCGCCACCCGTGTGCGGGAGACCCGCTGTACGGAGCCGATCCGACGCTGTCCGCGCGACTCGGGCTCACACGTCAGTGGCTGCACGCGCATCGCCTCGCCTTCGCCCACCCGGGCACGGGGGAGTGGGCGAGCTTCGTGTCGGCCTACCCCGCCGATCTCGCGCACGCGCTGGAGATCCTGAGCGACGGCGTCTGA